ACTCGCCACTTAAGCTGTTATTAGCAATGTCTATGTATTGAAGTTGAGATTCAAGTGGAATGGGTAGCTGCAACTTGCCCTTAAGCTGGTTAGAGTCCAAGCTTAGAAATCGAAGAGAAGCAGGGATGAGGTAAGGCTTTTGCATATGTGTAAAAAGATTAAAAGAGAGGTCCAAATGCTCAAGTTGTGCTCCCCAAACCCAACTAGGTATTTCCCCTCCAATATGATTGTTTGAGAGATCCAATCTTTCAAGATCCAAATATTTGATGAAATCGGGAAACTTGGACAAGTTACATGAAGCTAGGTCTAACACTTTTAATTGGAAACCACCAGATGAACTCGAATTGAAGTTGCCAACATCTACTGACAAGCTATTCCCGGATAGACCAAGCACTGTGAGATTGGGAAGGCTTTGTAAGTGGTTGAGTTGAAAAGTGCCATTAAATTGGTTGTTACTAAGAACAAGTTCCAACAATGAAGGGAGAGCAAAAAGAGAGCGGGGAATGTTACCAGAGAATGAATTTCCCAACAAATATAGATGAAGGAGATTGGAAAGACCTTCAAAGAATGTAGAAGAAAGTGAGCCTGTCAATGAGTTCATTGCCAGATCAACATGAATCAACTTTGTTAGGTTAGCAAACAATGTTGAAGGAAGTGAGCCTGTAAAGTGGTTAGAAGACAAATCGACATGAATCAGCTTTGTTAGGTTACCAAAGGTGGATGGAATAGAACCATTCAATTTGCAGTCACTAAGAGTCAAGGTGGTCAGACTTGGAAAATTGGTGAACAAGTCATCAAGTGCAACCGCTGAAAGATCATTCCCATCTAGTCGAAGAATAGAAAGGGAATGAAGTTGCCAAAAGGATTTAGGCAAAGGGCCAAACAGATTACAATAAGACAAGCTCAAAGAGGTGAGGTTGGGTAAATGTGATGATATAATATGGCCCCAATTTTTCCTTTCATGCAAGGAAGTGATTCTGACATCATCAAGATAGAGCTCTCTAAGCTCTGTTAGATTTTTGACAAGCATCTCCAAATTTGGCTTCTCGGGAATGATGTAACCATACCCGGAGATATCGAGACTAGCCAACCTCGTCAAGGTAGAAATTTCAGAAGGAACCTGCCCATCAAAACCAGCATATGACAAATTCAGGTGTGTCAAATAGATCAAATTGCCTATACCTTTTGGAATGGCCAGACCAGTGTAGACGTCAGTGTGGTAGAAGAAATTGTAGGCGAGGTTAAGCTTCTGCAAATATTTAAATCTGAAGAGACTTGAGGAATCACCAATTCCACCAGAAATGGCCTCATCATCAAGCTGCAAACTAACGACATAGCCAGAAGCATCACATTCCACACCATGCCACAAGCAGCACTCGCCACTTTCATTCCATCGCACCAGTTTTGTCGAAAGAGTAGAATTGAAGATCAACTCATCCCTGAATTGAAGCAACAAGATTTCCTGATGACGAAGGCATTTGTTATTATATGAATGAGAAGTGAAAAAGAAGGACGAAGTTAGTACATAAATGAGCAACCAGAAGTTTGAAAGCATTGTCAAAGAAGATATtgataattcttttttttgggTGCACAAATGAAGATATGTGAATGTGGGTTTAAATAGACAATCGCAGTTTAGTTGGATATATTTTTAGGACCACCACTTGAGCACTAAAAACTAAAGACGTCAACATGTAAACAGTAAATTCCACAATGATAGAAGAAGTGATATGTGGTTCACAATACTGAGTTGATTTGAGGTCCTTAAGTCTTAATCCAGGAATTTCCACAATTACAACTTTTAATTGGCCATAAGAGATTAGTGGTTAATGACACAACGATATTTCAATATTTCAATTTCTACAAGA
This genomic interval from Salvia splendens isolate huo1 chromosome 13, SspV2, whole genome shotgun sequence contains the following:
- the LOC121762139 gene encoding receptor-like protein 9DC3 isoform X4 — protein: MLSNFWLLIYVLTSSFFFTSHSYNNKCLRHQEILLLQFRDELIFNSTLSTKLVRWNESGECCLWHGVECDASGYVVSLQLDDEAISGGIGDSSSLFRFKYLQKLNLAYNFFYHTDVYTGLAIPKGIGNLIYLTHLNLSYAGFDGQVPSEISTLTRLASLDISGYGYIIPEKPNLEMLVKNLTELRELYLDDVRITSLHERKNWGHIISSHLPNLTSLSLSYCNLFGPLPKSFWQLHSLSILRLDGNDLSAVALDDLFTNFPSLTTLTLSDCKLNGSIPSTFGNLTKLIHVDLSSNHFTGSLPSTLFANLTKLIHVDLAMNSLTGSLSSTFFEGLSNLLHLYLLGNSFSVLGLSGNSLSVDVGNFNSSSSGGFQLKVLDLASCNLSKFPDFIKYLDLERLDLSNNHIGGEIPSWVWGAQLEHLDLSFNLFTHMQKPYLIPASLRFLSLDSNQLKGKLQLPIPLESQLQYIDIANNSLSGELQLPIPFMSNVEDLFLADNNLSGSIPTSLCNATHLRVLDLSGNILSGSIPPCLLGNFFALDLSRNNISGDIPDDFSMGCTLQYINLNNNSLEGKIPRSLSSCLLMYMNVGNNMLNDTFPCMLAPSLLALVLHSNRFHGYLRCHINWPNLQILDVSSNNFSGSLESINFSSWTAMMLPSDGKLRGGTYGSMYSSIVTLTMKGQVVELPYIRLDFCTIDLSSNNFYGKIPNAIGDLTSLHQLNFSHNSLNGIIPKSFGQLKNLESLDLSVNQLAGPIPEELGGLTFLSKLNLSYNKFVGAIPKGRQIQTFSADSFQGNPGLCGFPLDINCINTNVPPPGFDENGEEKREIEWEYVCAAVGYVVGVGSIVWLLLFCRSFREKYFGKIEEVVEDMFIARDMRRRRARRAAAAMNRVRRQ
- the LOC121762139 gene encoding receptor like protein 22-like isoform X1 — its product is MLSNFWLLIYVLTSSFFFTSHSYNNKCLRHQEILLLQFRDELIFNSTLSTKLVRWNESGECCLWHGVECDASGYVVSLQLDDEAISGGIGDSSSLFRFKYLQKLNLAYNFFYHTDVYTGLAIPKGIGNLIYLTHLNLSYAGFDGQVPSEISTLTRLASLDISGYGYIIPEKPNLEMLVKNLTELRELYLDDVRITSLHERKNWGHIISSHLPNLTSLSLSYCNLFGPLPKSFWQLHSLSILRLDGNDLSAVALDDLFTNFPSLTTLTLSDCKLNGSIPSTFGNLTKLIHVDLSSNHFTGSLPSTLFANLTKLIHVDLAMNSLTGSLSSTFFEGLSNLLHLYLLGNSFSGNIPRSLFALPSLLELVLSNNQFNGTFQLNHLQSLPNLTVLGLSGNSLSVDVGNFNSSSSGGFQLKVLDLASCNLSKFPDFIKYLDLERLDLSNNHIGGEIPSWVWGAQLEHLDLSFNLFTHMQKPYLIPASLRFLSLDSNQLKGKLQLPIPLESQLQYIDIANNSLSGELQLPIPFMSNVEDLFLADNNLSGSIPTSLCNATHLRVLDLSGNILSGSIPPCLLGNFFALDLSRNNISGDIPDDFSMGCTLQYINLNNNSLEGKIPRSLSSCLLMYMNVGNNMLNDTFPCMLAPSLLALVLHSNRFHGYLRCHINWPNLQILDVSSNNFSGSLESINFSSWTAMMLPSDGKLRGGTYGSMYSSIVTLTMKGQVVELPYIRLDFCTIDLSSNNFYGKIPNAIGDLTSLHQLNFSHNSLNGIIPKSFGQLKNLESLDLSVNQLAGPIPEELGGLTFLSKLNLSYNKFVGAIPKGRQIQTFSADSFQGNPGLCGFPLDINCINTNVPPPGFDENGEEKREIEWEYVCAAVGYVVGVGSIVWLLLFCRSFREKYFGKIEEVVEDMFIARDMRRRRARRAAAAMNRVRRQ
- the LOC121762139 gene encoding receptor-like protein 7 isoform X3, giving the protein MDELIFNSTLSTKLVRWNESGECCLWHGVECDASGYVVSLQLDDEAISGGIGDSSSLFRFKYLQKLNLAYNFFYHTDVYTGLAIPKGIGNLIYLTHLNLSYAGFDGQVPSEISTLTRLASLDISGYGYIIPEKPNLEMLVKNLTELRELYLDDVRITSLHERKNWGHIISSHLPNLTSLSLSYCNLFGPLPKSFWQLHSLSILRLDGNDLSAVALDDLFTNFPSLTTLTLSDCKLNGSIPSTFGNLTKLIHVDLSSNHFTGSLPSTLFANLTKLIHVDLAMNSLTGSLSSTFFEGLSNLLHLYLLGNSFSGNIPRSLFALPSLLELVLSNNQFNGTFQLNHLQSLPNLTVLGLSGNSLSVDVGNFNSSSSGGFQLKVLDLASCNLSKFPDFIKYLDLERLDLSNNHIGGEIPSWVWGAQLEHLDLSFNLFTHMQKPYLIPASLRFLSLDSNQLKGKLQLPIPLESQLQYIDIANNSLSGELQLPIPFMSNVEDLFLADNNLSGSIPTSLCNATHLRVLDLSGNILSGSIPPCLLGNFFALDLSRNNISGDIPDDFSMGCTLQYINLNNNSLEGKIPRSLSSCLLMYMNVGNNMLNDTFPCMLAPSLLALVLHSNRFHGYLRCHINWPNLQILDVSSNNFSGSLESINFSSWTAMMLPSDGKLRGGTYGSMYSSIVTLTMKGQVVELPYIRLDFCTIDLSSNNFYGKIPNAIGDLTSLHQLNFSHNSLNGIIPKSFGQLKNLESLDLSVNQLAGPIPEELGGLTFLSKLNLSYNKFVGAIPKGRQIQTFSADSFQGNPGLCGFPLDINCINTNVPPPGFDENGEEKREIEWEYVCAAVGYVVGVGSIVWLLLFCRSFREKYFGKIEEVVEDMFIARDMRRRRARRAAAAMNRVRRQ
- the LOC121762139 gene encoding receptor-like protein 7 isoform X2 — translated: MLSNFWLLIYEILLLQFRDELIFNSTLSTKLVRWNESGECCLWHGVECDASGYVVSLQLDDEAISGGIGDSSSLFRFKYLQKLNLAYNFFYHTDVYTGLAIPKGIGNLIYLTHLNLSYAGFDGQVPSEISTLTRLASLDISGYGYIIPEKPNLEMLVKNLTELRELYLDDVRITSLHERKNWGHIISSHLPNLTSLSLSYCNLFGPLPKSFWQLHSLSILRLDGNDLSAVALDDLFTNFPSLTTLTLSDCKLNGSIPSTFGNLTKLIHVDLSSNHFTGSLPSTLFANLTKLIHVDLAMNSLTGSLSSTFFEGLSNLLHLYLLGNSFSGNIPRSLFALPSLLELVLSNNQFNGTFQLNHLQSLPNLTVLGLSGNSLSVDVGNFNSSSSGGFQLKVLDLASCNLSKFPDFIKYLDLERLDLSNNHIGGEIPSWVWGAQLEHLDLSFNLFTHMQKPYLIPASLRFLSLDSNQLKGKLQLPIPLESQLQYIDIANNSLSGELQLPIPFMSNVEDLFLADNNLSGSIPTSLCNATHLRVLDLSGNILSGSIPPCLLGNFFALDLSRNNISGDIPDDFSMGCTLQYINLNNNSLEGKIPRSLSSCLLMYMNVGNNMLNDTFPCMLAPSLLALVLHSNRFHGYLRCHINWPNLQILDVSSNNFSGSLESINFSSWTAMMLPSDGKLRGGTYGSMYSSIVTLTMKGQVVELPYIRLDFCTIDLSSNNFYGKIPNAIGDLTSLHQLNFSHNSLNGIIPKSFGQLKNLESLDLSVNQLAGPIPEELGGLTFLSKLNLSYNKFVGAIPKGRQIQTFSADSFQGNPGLCGFPLDINCINTNVPPPGFDENGEEKREIEWEYVCAAVGYVVGVGSIVWLLLFCRSFREKYFGKIEEVVEDMFIARDMRRRRARRAAAAMNRVRRQ
- the LOC121762139 gene encoding receptor like protein 22-like isoform X5; the protein is MKVASAACGMVWNVMLLAMSLVCSLMMRPFLVELVIPQVSSDLNICRSLTSPTISSTTLTSTLVWPFQKVPSEISTLTRLASLDISGYGYIIPEKPNLEMLVKNLTELRELYLDDVRITSLHERKNWGHIISSHLPNLTSLSLSYCNLFGPLPKSFWQLHSLSILRLDGNDLSAVALDDLFTNFPSLTTLTLSDCKLNGSIPSTFGNLTKLIHVDLSSNHFTGSLPSTLFANLTKLIHVDLAMNSLTGSLSSTFFEGLSNLLHLYLLGNSFSGNIPRSLFALPSLLELVLSNNQFNGTFQLNHLQSLPNLTVLGLSGNSLSVDVGNFNSSSSGGFQLKVLDLASCNLSKFPDFIKYLDLERLDLSNNHIGGEIPSWVWGAQLEHLDLSFNLFTHMQKPYLIPASLRFLSLDSNQLKGKLQLPIPLESQLQYIDIANNSLSGELQLPIPFMSNVEDLFLADNNLSGSIPTSLCNATHLRVLDLSGNILSGSIPPCLLGNFFALDLSRNNISGDIPDDFSMGCTLQYINLNNNSLEGKIPRSLSSCLLMYMNVGNNMLNDTFPCMLAPSLLALVLHSNRFHGYLRCHINWPNLQILDVSSNNFSGSLESINFSSWTAMMLPSDGKLRGGTYGSMYSSIVTLTMKGQVVELPYIRLDFCTIDLSSNNFYGKIPNAIGDLTSLHQLNFSHNSLNGIIPKSFGQLKNLESLDLSVNQLAGPIPEELGGLTFLSKLNLSYNKFVGAIPKGRQIQTFSADSFQGNPGLCGFPLDINCINTNVPPPGFDENGEEKREIEWEYVCAAVGYVVGVGSIVWLLLFCRSFREKYFGKIEEVVEDMFIARDMRRRRARRAAAAMNRVRRQ